One region of Thermoplasmata archaeon genomic DNA includes:
- a CDS encoding elongation factor EF-2, translated as MGRKEENIKKAQALLHLKDRIRNIGTAAHIDHGKTTLSDSLIAGAGMISEELAGQQLFMDYDEQEQARGITINAAIASMVHDFEGGQYLINLIDTPGHVDFGGDVTRAMRAIDGVIILDDSVEGIMPQTETVIRQALKERVRPVLFINKVDRLVNELKISPEQMQQRFQKIITEVNNRIRKWLPEDLGEKWMVNVEAGSVAFGSAYHKWAVSAPFTKRTGIGFKDIYKHCQEGTMKELAKKAPLHSVVLNMVIRHLPNPLEAQKIRIPIIWKGDPQSPIGKAMMTVDENGPVGFMVTKIIVDPQAGEVAAGRLYSGKIRRGQELWVSGMPKPQRAQTVAMIVGPDRIPVDEIDAGNVVAVVGLRDAVAGSTVSDDKEMQPFEKIVHYSDPVVTIAVEAKSTSDLPKLVEALRLLAKADPSIQVEINQETGEHLISGMGELHLEITIYRVQNDYKIPVTTSTPIVVYREGVGGRGGPFEGKSPNKHNRFYMEVEPLEEKVVAAIRAGEIASGQRIKDSKVLAKKLEELGMDRNDAKNVVWIQDTNMLLDATKGIQYLHETMELIKEAYIEAMNRGPLAAEKGMALKVSLVDAKLHEDSVHRGPAQVIPAARSSIYGAMVQAGRSLLEPIQKVFINVPQDFMGSAIGDVQSRRGVIEDITQEGEITVIHAKAPVAEMFGFASAIRSATQGRALWSTENSGFEPVPGNLQDEVVRAIRTRKGLPPEPYDEAYYAA; from the coding sequence ATGGGACGAAAGGAAGAGAACATCAAGAAAGCCCAGGCGTTGCTCCATCTCAAGGACCGCATCCGCAACATCGGCACCGCGGCACACATCGATCACGGGAAAACGACGTTGTCGGATTCGCTAATCGCGGGCGCGGGGATGATTTCCGAGGAGCTCGCGGGCCAGCAGCTCTTTATGGACTACGACGAACAGGAGCAAGCGCGCGGCATCACGATCAACGCCGCGATCGCGTCGATGGTCCATGACTTCGAAGGCGGCCAGTACCTGATCAATCTGATCGACACGCCGGGCCACGTCGACTTCGGCGGGGACGTAACCCGTGCGATGCGCGCCATCGATGGCGTGATCATCCTCGACGACTCCGTCGAAGGGATCATGCCGCAGACGGAGACGGTCATCCGCCAGGCGCTCAAGGAGCGGGTGAGGCCGGTCCTCTTCATCAACAAGGTGGACCGCCTCGTGAACGAGTTGAAAATCAGCCCGGAGCAGATGCAGCAGCGATTCCAGAAGATCATCACGGAGGTCAACAATCGCATCCGGAAATGGCTGCCCGAGGACCTCGGAGAGAAGTGGATGGTGAACGTCGAGGCGGGCAGCGTCGCGTTCGGGAGCGCGTACCACAAGTGGGCCGTGAGCGCCCCCTTCACGAAGCGGACGGGCATCGGGTTCAAGGACATCTACAAGCACTGTCAAGAGGGGACGATGAAGGAGCTCGCGAAGAAGGCGCCTCTCCACAGCGTCGTGCTGAACATGGTCATCCGCCACCTGCCGAATCCGCTCGAAGCACAGAAGATCCGGATCCCGATCATCTGGAAGGGAGACCCGCAGTCGCCCATCGGCAAAGCGATGATGACCGTCGACGAGAACGGCCCGGTCGGGTTCATGGTGACGAAAATCATCGTCGATCCCCAGGCGGGCGAAGTCGCCGCCGGTCGCCTCTATTCGGGCAAGATTCGCCGGGGCCAAGAGCTGTGGGTCAGCGGGATGCCGAAGCCCCAGCGCGCGCAGACCGTCGCGATGATCGTCGGCCCGGACCGCATCCCCGTCGACGAGATCGATGCGGGGAACGTCGTCGCGGTCGTCGGGCTGCGGGACGCGGTCGCCGGCTCGACCGTGAGCGACGACAAGGAGATGCAGCCGTTCGAGAAAATCGTCCACTATTCGGACCCTGTCGTGACAATCGCCGTCGAAGCGAAGTCAACGTCGGACCTCCCAAAGCTCGTCGAGGCGCTCCGCCTCTTGGCGAAAGCGGACCCGAGCATCCAGGTGGAGATCAACCAGGAGACCGGGGAGCACCTGATCTCCGGGATGGGGGAACTCCACCTCGAGATCACGATCTACCGGGTCCAGAACGACTACAAGATCCCCGTCACGACGAGCACTCCCATCGTCGTCTACCGGGAGGGCGTGGGCGGCAGGGGCGGGCCGTTCGAAGGCAAGTCGCCGAACAAGCACAACCGCTTCTACATGGAGGTCGAACCGCTCGAGGAGAAGGTCGTCGCCGCGATCCGCGCCGGCGAGATCGCGTCCGGGCAGCGCATCAAGGATTCGAAGGTGCTCGCGAAGAAACTCGAGGAGCTCGGGATGGACCGGAACGACGCGAAGAACGTCGTCTGGATTCAAGACACGAACATGCTGCTGGACGCGACGAAGGGGATCCAGTATCTCCACGAGACGATGGAGCTGATCAAGGAGGCGTACATCGAGGCGATGAACCGCGGCCCGCTCGCGGCGGAGAAAGGTATGGCCCTGAAGGTGAGCCTCGTCGACGCAAAGCTCCACGAGGACTCCGTCCACCGCGGGCCGGCACAGGTCATCCCCGCCGCCCGATCGTCGATCTACGGCGCGATGGTCCAAGCGGGGCGGAGCCTCCTCGAGCCGATCCAGAAGGTCTTCATCAACGTGCCACAGGACTTCATGGGCTCCGCGATCGGGGACGTCCAGAGCCGCCGCGGTGTAATCGAGGACATCACCCAGGAAGGCGAGATCACGGTCATCCACGCGAAGGCGCCGGTCGCAGAGATGTTCGGCTTCGCATCGGCGATCCGCTCGGCGACGCAGGGACGCGCCCTGTGGTCGACGGAGAACAGCGGCTTCGAGCCCGTGCCGGGGAACCTTCAGGACGAGGTCGTCCGGGCGATCCGCACCCGGAAGGGACTGCCGCCGGAGCCGTACGACGAAGCCTACTACGCGGCGTGA
- a CDS encoding NUDIX hydrolase translates to MTTDRRFSRFSKSRDTAAFSLTEIPDGGVCLSAFLILTEAGQPSRILMGHMNPEARWDHIGALDPKRVEVHSRAWMLPSSHLIYLESPQGAARRIAREQLNLPNVELSGPLVVSEAYTPKRFPGTQHHWDVEFLFRGELAGPDVPRAAAWKELAFVDLRRTPKAEIARSHEDIIESAGLRFGTD, encoded by the coding sequence ATGACCACGGACCGACGTTTCAGCCGCTTCAGCAAATCTCGGGACACCGCCGCCTTCAGCCTCACGGAGATTCCGGACGGCGGCGTCTGCCTGTCCGCGTTCCTGATCCTCACGGAAGCCGGACAACCGTCGCGCATCCTGATGGGCCACATGAATCCCGAGGCGCGGTGGGACCACATCGGGGCGCTCGATCCGAAGCGGGTCGAAGTGCACTCGCGCGCCTGGATGCTTCCGTCGTCCCACCTCATCTATCTCGAATCGCCCCAAGGCGCCGCTCGACGGATCGCGCGGGAACAGCTGAATCTCCCGAACGTCGAGCTCTCGGGGCCGCTGGTCGTCTCGGAGGCATACACGCCGAAGCGCTTCCCCGGAACACAGCATCACTGGGACGTCGAATTCCTGTTCCGCGGAGAGCTCGCGGGCCCGGACGTCCCGCGCGCCGCCGCGTGGAAGGAGCTGGCGTTCGTCGACCTGCGCCGCACGCCGAAAGCCGAGATTGCACGTTCCCACGAAGACATCATCGAGTCCGCCGGCCTGCGGTTCGGGACGGACTGA